One genomic segment of Flagellimonas marinaquae includes these proteins:
- a CDS encoding CHC2 zinc finger domain-containing protein, which translates to MKEKRMDCEKARNIDIVSTLAKSGHFPVRKTEKEAWFLSPFRSETQASFKVSLKKNYWIDFGTFEGGSTIDLVMKMENCSVKEALERLSGNMDHFSFHRRSNPTKTEHKANPIEIIEVKEIEHQALQNYLSSRKISTKTARKLCKEIHYRIGGRKYFAIGLRNRSGGWELRNRYWKGSTSPKDVSMIGKRFKKLAITEGMFDMLTLMELIPDIGNSHDLLILNTTAFVKRMTTEIGEYENVELFLDRDKTGLGMAELLLEKCPNSRDMSFLYEDFKDMNEWKVKSAKDEVRQRIQDVSLS; encoded by the coding sequence ATGAAGGAAAAGAGAATGGACTGCGAAAAAGCCCGCAACATTGACATCGTTTCCACGCTGGCCAAGTCGGGGCACTTTCCAGTCCGGAAAACGGAAAAAGAAGCTTGGTTCCTCAGCCCGTTCCGGAGCGAGACCCAAGCCTCTTTCAAGGTATCATTGAAGAAAAACTATTGGATAGACTTCGGGACCTTCGAAGGGGGCAGTACCATAGACCTGGTCATGAAAATGGAGAACTGTTCGGTAAAGGAGGCATTGGAGCGTTTGTCCGGAAATATGGACCATTTTTCTTTTCACCGGCGGTCGAATCCAACCAAAACTGAACATAAGGCCAATCCTATTGAAATCATCGAGGTAAAGGAAATCGAACACCAGGCCCTACAAAACTATCTGAGCTCCAGAAAGATATCGACCAAGACCGCAAGAAAACTTTGCAAGGAAATCCATTATCGAATAGGTGGTCGAAAATACTTTGCCATCGGACTCAGGAACAGGTCGGGAGGCTGGGAGCTGCGAAACAGATATTGGAAAGGGTCCACATCGCCAAAGGATGTTTCGATGATCGGGAAGAGATTCAAGAAATTGGCCATTACAGAAGGCATGTTCGATATGCTGACCCTAATGGAGCTGATACCGGATATCGGGAATAGCCATGACCTTTTGATATTGAACACCACGGCCTTTGTAAAACGGATGACCACAGAGATAGGGGAATATGAAAATGTGGAGCTGTTTCTTGATAGGGACAAAACGGGACTGGGGATGGCGGAACTGTTATTGGAAAAGTGCCCGAACAGCAGGGATATGTCATTTCTCTATGAGGATTTTAAGGACATGAACGAATGGAAGGTAAAAAGCGCGAAGGATGAAGTTCGGCAACGAATTCAAGATGTGTCATTGTCATGA
- a CDS encoding primase-helicase family protein encodes METVPYIRVGTTFYKLVRVPTISGHFNEQLVPWNEHIIKQDHGKDYLGKVPKYDGFACIPCHVDFKKEHHGFYNTYSPLSHQPKEGSIKRTRAFLGHIFGNQLELGLDYLKLLYQRPVQVLPILCLVSTERNTGKSTFLKWLKEIFGNNLTYLTNDSFASQFNADWANKLLICVDEVLFNKEELTERIKYLSTTNRNKLEAKGKDKREVEFFGKFILCSNNEDSFIKIDAHETRFWVRKIPSLKREDTDFLDQLSKEVPAFLDFLSKREYSTKQRTRMWFTPKQVYTTALKKLVNNNRNRVEKELASLLLSAMEKFEMDYVDLCPIDALHMLNRTRVKTDLTQLRRLLKNDWKLDNQPNSNKYQKITIWNTGEINIEDAKGRYFTIKKNFLIQNFDDLMTD; translated from the coding sequence ATGGAAACAGTACCATACATAAGGGTCGGGACCACTTTTTACAAGTTGGTCAGGGTTCCGACCATTTCCGGACATTTCAACGAGCAGCTGGTCCCTTGGAACGAGCATATCATCAAGCAGGACCATGGCAAGGACTATCTGGGCAAGGTGCCCAAATATGATGGGTTCGCCTGTATTCCCTGCCATGTGGATTTTAAAAAGGAGCACCATGGTTTCTACAACACCTATTCCCCATTGTCGCACCAACCGAAAGAGGGAAGCATCAAAAGGACACGGGCCTTTTTGGGGCATATCTTCGGCAACCAGCTGGAGCTGGGATTGGACTATCTGAAACTCCTGTACCAAAGACCGGTGCAGGTGCTCCCCATCCTCTGTCTGGTCTCCACGGAAAGGAACACCGGGAAAAGCACGTTCCTCAAATGGCTCAAGGAAATCTTTGGAAACAACCTTACCTATCTGACCAATGACAGCTTTGCAAGCCAATTCAATGCGGACTGGGCTAACAAGCTGCTGATATGCGTTGACGAGGTACTGTTCAACAAAGAGGAGCTTACTGAGCGCATCAAATATCTGAGCACCACCAACCGGAACAAACTGGAGGCCAAGGGAAAGGACAAACGGGAAGTGGAGTTCTTCGGGAAGTTCATCCTCTGTAGTAATAACGAGGACAGTTTTATCAAGATCGATGCCCATGAGACCAGGTTCTGGGTTAGGAAGATTCCTTCACTTAAAAGGGAGGACACCGATTTCTTGGACCAGTTGTCCAAGGAAGTGCCCGCTTTTTTGGATTTCCTGTCAAAAAGGGAATACAGCACAAAACAAAGAACCCGAATGTGGTTCACGCCCAAACAGGTTTATACCACAGCACTGAAGAAACTGGTGAACAATAACCGGAACAGGGTGGAGAAGGAACTGGCCAGCCTATTGCTCAGTGCCATGGAAAAGTTCGAGATGGACTATGTGGACCTTTGTCCCATCGATGCCCTGCACATGCTCAACCGCACACGGGTCAAGACCGACCTTACCCAACTGAGGCGGTTGCTAAAAAATGATTGGAAACTGGACAACCAGCCCAATTCCAATAAGTACCAAAAGATTACCATCTGGAACACCGGTGAGATCAACATCGAGGACGCCAAGGGAAGGTACTTTACCATAAAAAAGAATTTTTTGATCCAAAATTTTGATGATTTGATGACAGATTGA
- a CDS encoding helix-turn-helix domain-containing protein: MDNFLILERLDRLERLMIANKEVLTFDEACDYTGISRSYLYKLTAAGHIPHSKPNGKLIFFEREKIVSWLLQNQRKPLPESDTIVDSNP; the protein is encoded by the coding sequence ATGGACAATTTTTTGATACTCGAACGGCTCGACCGTTTGGAAAGGCTAATGATAGCCAACAAAGAGGTGCTCACATTTGATGAGGCCTGTGATTACACCGGCATATCAAGAAGCTATCTGTACAAGCTTACCGCTGCGGGGCATATCCCGCACTCCAAGCCCAATGGAAAACTGATATTCTTTGAAAGGGAAAAGATAGTCAGTTGGTTGCTACAGAACCAACGTAAGCCATTGCCGGAAAGCGATACGATTGTGGATTCAAATCCTTAG
- a CDS encoding PcfJ domain-containing protein, which translates to MMIFPYFSYILLEDNQKHSKMGRKFYKKPHNWRWQRLYELKNSQTSLEQELEQYHLDKSGGHVHDMYWNNLRDPLAALNGYIPGFHCCVDCYYSDIGMGSQEDICEYNYQRVYEKVISQERTVQKLNIGDMLPWDSRLQELQKTLVPGNQIEERLHSYFKDLNNLPDTMDKTVEYLRKAIGDLSNIEIIRKAVGPEHGEFIAKWCSLLSPFWLRGPESWTPESGAHILDHLFTAYYVPSFLNEQWFPNHNGGFGRDYIPFKWICWYLIIGQGGSLKKASEYFGWNISNKFQHFLKDAPNTDYPMESCLYAEIRRLGGNQQDFMRIMYSRSLVIDPTERTSDEPYRRFWKNTVVWLIRNRESISDEESNLIIDWALHRYTEATRNGIEAEFTWKGRTVNNVLAASEEYLASRYLPSWIGYQWEGHYWDWTFTDGKDNTWDFVELTNGKQLYEEGRIMRHCVGTYAGRCASGTSAIFSLKKNGNRVITIEISPKFRILVQCLGKGNRRPSEEESKVTKQWLSSVCSKDL; encoded by the coding sequence ATGATGATATTCCCTTATTTTAGTTATATACTACTAGAGGATAATCAAAAGCATTCCAAAATGGGCCGTAAGTTTTACAAAAAACCCCACAACTGGCGTTGGCAACGACTTTATGAATTGAAGAATTCCCAGACTTCTTTGGAGCAAGAACTGGAACAATACCATTTAGACAAATCTGGAGGCCATGTCCATGATATGTACTGGAACAACCTAAGGGACCCTTTGGCCGCTTTGAATGGTTATATTCCCGGTTTCCACTGTTGTGTTGATTGCTATTATAGCGACATTGGCATGGGAAGCCAAGAAGATATCTGCGAATACAATTATCAAAGGGTGTACGAGAAGGTCATCAGCCAGGAAAGGACGGTTCAGAAGTTAAACATCGGTGATATGCTGCCTTGGGATTCACGTCTACAAGAACTTCAAAAGACTTTGGTGCCGGGGAACCAAATCGAGGAAAGACTGCACTCCTATTTTAAGGATTTAAATAATCTACCAGACACTATGGACAAGACCGTGGAATACCTACGAAAAGCGATTGGTGATCTATCAAATATCGAAATAATCAGAAAGGCGGTAGGCCCAGAACATGGGGAGTTTATTGCAAAGTGGTGCAGTTTGTTGTCCCCTTTTTGGTTGAGAGGTCCTGAATCTTGGACACCGGAAAGCGGAGCACACATCCTTGATCACCTTTTCACAGCATACTATGTGCCCAGTTTTCTCAATGAACAATGGTTCCCAAATCACAATGGCGGCTTTGGAAGAGACTACATTCCCTTCAAGTGGATATGCTGGTACTTGATTATTGGACAAGGTGGAAGTCTTAAGAAGGCGTCAGAATACTTTGGATGGAATATTTCCAATAAATTCCAGCACTTTCTTAAAGACGCACCCAACACCGATTACCCCATGGAATCATGTCTCTATGCAGAAATACGAAGGTTGGGAGGGAACCAACAGGACTTCATGCGCATTATGTACAGTCGTTCACTGGTGATTGACCCGACGGAACGGACGTCCGATGAGCCTTATCGCAGATTTTGGAAAAACACGGTGGTATGGTTGATTAGAAACCGAGAGTCAATAAGCGACGAGGAAAGCAACCTAATAATTGATTGGGCTCTTCATCGATATACCGAAGCGACTCGTAATGGTATTGAAGCGGAATTTACATGGAAGGGGAGGACGGTAAATAACGTGCTCGCGGCCAGCGAGGAATATTTGGCCTCCCGATACTTGCCCTCATGGATAGGATACCAATGGGAGGGGCATTATTGGGATTGGACCTTTACGGACGGGAAGGACAATACATGGGATTTTGTGGAACTGACCAACGGCAAACAATTGTATGAAGAAGGACGGATTATGCGTCATTGTGTGGGAACCTATGCAGGAAGGTGCGCCTCGGGCACTTCGGCAATTTTCTCCCTGAAAAAGAATGGAAACAGGGTCATTACAATCGAGATAAGTCCAAAGTTCCGCATATTGGTACAGTGCTTGGGCAAAGGCAACAGAAGACCTTCGGAGGAGGAATCCAAAGTGACCAAGCAGTGGTTGTCAAGTGTCTGTAGCAAAGATTTATAG
- a CDS encoding M48 family metallopeptidase: MKPTLSTLLVILLFKWSGAQELPLDKLDEAIAVYTSKVEDAALLNNCGHAFDGPAFLLKQAENNWLDFALYISSNSKSSIGREIYSRYVLLGQLDNTHFAREKVEEILQEISKNVSRKGVNYKLSILKSDEINAFATLGGYLYITTGLLDFVDSYDELAFIIGHEVAHEDRLHTQRKVTKLTLSTDLGDMTRMDGFAEIASKINRTLAPPFDQIDEYEADKVGFELAKAAGYNVNRFADFFKKLERYEKQDLLRKLTSTHPFAEHRKNCIHSYIDNNR, from the coding sequence ATGAAACCAACCCTTTCCACTCTTCTAGTCATTCTCCTTTTTAAATGGTCCGGTGCACAGGAACTGCCCTTGGATAAACTTGACGAAGCTATAGCCGTCTACACCTCCAAAGTTGAAGATGCAGCCTTGTTGAACAACTGTGGCCATGCATTTGATGGCCCCGCCTTTCTATTGAAACAGGCGGAGAACAATTGGCTTGATTTTGCACTCTATATCAGCAGTAATTCCAAAAGCTCCATCGGCAGGGAAATTTACAGCCGATACGTCTTGTTGGGCCAATTGGACAACACCCATTTTGCCAGGGAAAAGGTCGAGGAAATCCTACAAGAAATCTCAAAGAACGTTTCCCGTAAAGGGGTAAACTACAAATTGAGCATACTTAAATCGGATGAAATCAATGCTTTCGCCACTCTTGGTGGCTATCTCTACATCACCACCGGACTATTGGACTTTGTGGATTCCTATGACGAACTGGCCTTCATCATTGGTCATGAAGTTGCCCACGAGGACCGATTGCACACCCAGCGTAAAGTGACCAAGCTCACACTCTCCACTGATCTAGGGGATATGACCCGAATGGACGGTTTTGCGGAAATAGCCAGTAAAATCAACAGAACACTGGCCCCGCCCTTTGATCAAATTGACGAATATGAGGCCGACAAAGTCGGCTTTGAGCTTGCCAAGGCCGCAGGGTACAATGTTAACCGATTTGCGGATTTTTTCAAAAAATTGGAGCGATATGAAAAACAGGATTTGCTAAGAAAGCTTACTTCGACACACCCCTTTGCAGAACATAGAAAGAACTGCATACACTCCTATATAGACAACAATAGATAA
- a CDS encoding FHA domain-containing protein — protein sequence MYLIYNTRSIPLEPGKKLTIGRNGHGAEIEVDGRRVSREHAQIERRSEGVFIIDLESANGTKVNKKRLQPNVWSSLKPGDMVNIASLTFYLSTEKPTKKKEQEEIERQGPFDFKQKIMAKGILKVGRQKSNDLVLEDPTVTREHALLSYSQGSFWVEDLGSTNKTYLNGKEVRTKTKLNDSDTITISFYSITLGNGPRDLRKIKSAIMARAIQKKYPNNKIGLQDMSLDIHQSKFVALMGPSGCGKSTLLKCLNGENPATSGEVLIHGLSLTENFGLIKKKIGYVPQDDIVHRELTVYKTLFYAAKLRLPDDTTNEEINERIDKVISDLNLDQDKEKDIRTIKVGSLSGGQRKRVSIAVELLTEPTILFLDEPTSPLDPETIEGFLTSLKELAHNGTTIVMVTHKPEDLSYVDEVIFLGVQGHLVFKGSADLLTAHFEVGNIVEVYSKMSDFEVVGKFYQKPPKQSVPRTINQEIKKERKDSHWLQLFWLISRYFRIKVNDRENLGLLLAQPVIIGGLVCLVFDKFQVGVLFLMAISGIWFGVSNAAKEIVGELPIYKRERMFNLAINTYILSKWAVLALIALIQTLIFVGIVYVNFKWNSHPDFEEIFLRSFWGSAAFMFYISVSASLIGLWLSATFNNTEKVMTVVPIALMPQIMLAGVMTKINNTLVELLSFFTLGRWGTEGLARVQDKVSPNLEGTVDTTQSVIATVALPPPANGVRDAPSSALRILDLYNEKLVDQGKLIGSLFDGFDRNLLAIAILSMLFYLLIFVSLKKKDAL from the coding sequence ATGTATTTAATTTACAATACGCGGTCGATACCCCTTGAGCCGGGGAAAAAGCTGACCATTGGAAGAAATGGACACGGTGCGGAGATTGAAGTGGACGGTAGAAGGGTCTCCCGGGAGCATGCCCAAATTGAACGAAGATCAGAAGGGGTCTTTATCATCGACTTGGAGAGTGCCAATGGTACCAAGGTGAATAAAAAACGCCTGCAGCCTAATGTTTGGTCAAGTTTGAAACCAGGGGACATGGTCAATATCGCTTCTTTAACCTTTTACCTTTCCACTGAAAAACCTACCAAAAAAAAGGAACAAGAAGAAATTGAAAGACAAGGTCCATTCGATTTCAAACAAAAAATAATGGCGAAAGGGATTTTAAAAGTTGGACGCCAAAAAAGTAATGACCTTGTTTTGGAAGACCCTACGGTGACCCGTGAACATGCCCTGCTGTCATATTCCCAGGGAAGTTTTTGGGTTGAGGACCTAGGGTCTACCAATAAGACCTATCTAAACGGAAAAGAAGTAAGGACCAAGACAAAGCTGAACGACAGTGATACTATCACCATATCCTTTTACAGCATAACACTTGGTAACGGTCCCAGAGACCTAAGAAAAATCAAAAGTGCCATTATGGCCCGTGCCATACAAAAAAAATACCCGAACAACAAAATCGGGCTCCAAGATATGTCACTGGATATCCATCAATCCAAGTTCGTGGCATTGATGGGTCCCTCAGGTTGCGGAAAATCAACTTTATTAAAATGTCTCAATGGGGAGAATCCCGCCACTTCTGGGGAAGTACTGATTCATGGACTTTCGCTGACAGAAAATTTTGGCTTAATCAAAAAAAAGATAGGATACGTACCACAGGATGATATTGTCCATAGGGAACTGACCGTTTACAAGACCTTGTTCTATGCCGCCAAATTGCGTTTGCCGGATGATACGACCAATGAAGAAATCAATGAAAGAATAGACAAGGTAATCTCCGATCTAAATCTGGACCAAGACAAAGAGAAAGATATTCGGACTATAAAAGTAGGTAGTCTATCTGGCGGTCAACGCAAGCGTGTCTCCATTGCCGTGGAACTTTTGACCGAACCTACTATCCTCTTTTTGGATGAACCCACCTCTCCACTGGATCCTGAAACTATAGAGGGTTTCTTGACCAGCTTAAAAGAATTGGCACACAATGGGACTACTATAGTCATGGTCACTCACAAACCAGAAGACCTCAGTTATGTGGATGAGGTCATATTTCTGGGAGTACAGGGGCATTTGGTCTTTAAAGGATCAGCGGATTTATTGACAGCCCATTTTGAAGTGGGCAATATTGTAGAGGTTTACAGCAAAATGAGCGATTTCGAGGTGGTTGGTAAGTTTTATCAAAAACCGCCCAAGCAAAGTGTGCCTAGGACGATTAACCAGGAAATCAAAAAAGAGCGGAAAGACTCCCATTGGCTGCAATTGTTCTGGCTGATTTCCAGGTATTTCAGAATCAAGGTCAACGACAGGGAGAACCTCGGACTTCTCTTGGCACAACCTGTTATTATAGGGGGGCTTGTTTGTTTGGTCTTTGACAAGTTCCAGGTAGGGGTGCTGTTCTTGATGGCCATTTCAGGGATTTGGTTCGGAGTCAGTAATGCCGCCAAGGAAATTGTCGGGGAACTCCCCATTTACAAAAGGGAGCGCATGTTCAATTTGGCCATCAATACATATATTCTTTCCAAATGGGCGGTTCTTGCGCTCATCGCACTGATTCAGACCCTGATTTTTGTGGGCATTGTGTATGTTAACTTTAAATGGAATTCCCACCCCGACTTTGAAGAGATATTTCTTCGCTCGTTTTGGGGAAGCGCGGCATTCATGTTCTATATCTCCGTTTCGGCGTCACTCATAGGGCTTTGGCTCTCAGCGACCTTCAACAATACAGAAAAGGTGATGACAGTGGTACCCATTGCATTGATGCCACAGATTATGTTGGCAGGGGTAATGACCAAAATAAACAATACCCTTGTGGAACTGTTGAGTTTTTTCACTCTGGGAAGATGGGGCACCGAGGGATTGGCACGGGTACAGGACAAAGTATCCCCGAATTTGGAAGGCACTGTCGATACCACACAATCCGTAATTGCTACAGTGGCACTGCCCCCTCCTGCCAACGGGGTACGGGATGCCCCCTCCTCAGCCCTTCGAATATTGGACCTTTATAATGAAAAACTGGTGGACCAAGGAAAATTGATAGGAAGTCTCTTTGATGGGTTTGATAGGAACCTTCTAGCCATCGCCATTCTCAGCATGCTTTTTTACCTGCTGATTTTCGTATCACTTAAAAAGAAGGATGCCCTATGA
- a CDS encoding RNA polymerase sigma factor, with protein MTDHELLRQLKSGNEECLGQLYAHLGMVKSWICRNNGDEEDALDVFQEAIIVFYKNVMSGKYEQRSKISTYLFEISKRQWLNQLNRRKRHEQPREANGFESKFEEELIYEVTHPGPRLKDYLGRAMSRLGEPCKSLLETAIFFGMRMEDIAERFNYSSARSASQQKLRCLKKLRSSISYEDIIALEQ; from the coding sequence ATGACTGACCACGAACTTTTACGCCAGCTAAAATCAGGTAACGAGGAATGCCTTGGGCAGTTATATGCCCATTTGGGGATGGTAAAAAGCTGGATTTGCAGAAACAATGGGGACGAGGAAGATGCCCTCGATGTGTTCCAAGAAGCGATAATCGTCTTTTACAAGAATGTCATGTCGGGAAAATACGAGCAAAGAAGTAAAATAAGCACATACCTGTTTGAAATTTCTAAAAGACAGTGGCTCAACCAACTCAACCGAAGAAAGCGCCACGAACAACCTAGGGAAGCCAATGGTTTTGAAAGCAAGTTTGAAGAAGAACTGATCTATGAGGTTACCCACCCAGGGCCCAGATTAAAGGATTATTTGGGCAGGGCCATGTCACGCTTGGGGGAACCGTGCAAATCCCTTCTGGAAACCGCTATTTTTTTTGGCATGCGCATGGAGGATATCGCCGAAAGGTTCAACTATTCAAGCGCCAGGTCGGCAAGCCAGCAAAAATTAAGATGTCTCAAAAAGCTAAGGTCCAGCATTTCGTACGAGGACATAATCGCTTTAGAACAGTAA
- a CDS encoding WG repeat-containing protein, giving the protein MEKRDKILAPALVRGKWGYINKACDFEIPLQFDRAFGFYEGLAKVVLGEKCGFINTVGEFVIPPIFDIDGSYNFFNDGFVKLKLEEKSFIANTDGEEIDVSKFEEIYGFSEGLAAVKTNGKWGYINKLGEMVIPPKYSTTYEFQEGLAEVELNGKWGYIDKIGNEIISLKYTDASEFSEGLARVEFGNGYGFIDKRGNETIPGKYEHASIFSEGRVAVAKDKYWGYLDSQGNPITEFKYNEESPFHYVLNEPQAFSEGLAAVQFSNKYGFINSDGIEVIPFKFSMTHGFKDGFAFVVNSLGGFINSDGDEVVPLRYWEAKRFSYGLAPVKFEKKWGAVNTDGDEVIPVSLDYLGIFRKCSSPFERIKE; this is encoded by the coding sequence ATGGAAAAAAGAGACAAAATCCTTGCCCCGGCTCTCGTTCGCGGAAAATGGGGATATATCAATAAAGCGTGCGATTTTGAAATACCGCTCCAATTTGATAGGGCCTTTGGTTTTTATGAAGGCTTAGCGAAGGTAGTGCTTGGAGAAAAATGCGGCTTCATAAATACTGTGGGAGAATTCGTGATTCCTCCCATTTTTGACATAGATGGTTCCTATAATTTTTTTAATGATGGTTTTGTCAAGTTAAAACTAGAAGAGAAGTCCTTCATAGCAAATACAGATGGAGAAGAAATCGACGTAAGTAAATTTGAAGAAATTTATGGGTTTTCAGAAGGTCTGGCCGCGGTCAAAACAAATGGAAAATGGGGATACATCAATAAACTTGGCGAAATGGTCATACCCCCAAAGTATAGCACTACCTACGAATTTCAAGAAGGTTTGGCCGAAGTCGAATTAAATGGGAAATGGGGCTACATCGACAAAATAGGTAACGAGATCATTTCTTTAAAGTATACCGATGCCTCGGAATTTTCAGAAGGTTTGGCCCGTGTAGAATTTGGAAACGGTTATGGTTTTATAGACAAGAGGGGCAATGAAACAATTCCTGGCAAATATGAGCATGCCAGTATATTTTCTGAGGGCAGGGTTGCCGTGGCGAAAGATAAATATTGGGGATATCTTGATTCCCAAGGAAATCCCATTACTGAATTTAAATATAATGAGGAATCCCCATTCCATTATGTGCTCAATGAACCCCAAGCTTTTTCTGAAGGCCTGGCAGCGGTTCAATTCAGTAACAAATATGGTTTCATCAATTCAGATGGAATCGAGGTCATACCATTCAAGTTTTCTATGACTCATGGTTTTAAAGACGGGTTTGCTTTCGTTGTCAATTCCCTTGGAGGCTTTATAAATAGTGATGGGGATGAGGTAGTTCCTCTAAGGTACTGGGAAGCCAAAAGGTTTTCCTACGGTTTGGCCCCGGTCAAATTTGAAAAAAAATGGGGCGCGGTGAATACCGACGGCGATGAGGTCATTCCTGTAAGCCTTGATTATTTGGGAATTTTCAGAAAATGCAGCTCACCCTTTGAACGGATAAAAGAATAG
- a CDS encoding tetratricopeptide repeat protein: MKKFVLIVFLMALVPNIAMAKRVRGLFGKSERIEKIMDVDIKGSNGEDLYLGYKTTSQFFFMGVYIKDDGYVLGIRGKFGSYYPLDNQQLLSFQENGSLPNPMPSYEIPFTDWLWGFSLWILMVILAVIWFFPKSGKSLFERGCTYYFGKNVKVDYSKAFAYFQKSAKKKYAPAIFNLGIMHLKGQGVPKDIQQAVPLFEQASDIGNTNANVTLGNLYYEGVEIPKDLGKAKVWFNKACGQGHDGACKMVAHIQEQH; encoded by the coding sequence ATGAAAAAATTTGTTTTGATAGTATTCTTAATGGCCCTCGTTCCAAACATAGCCATGGCCAAAAGGGTCAGGGGTCTTTTCGGAAAAAGCGAACGCATAGAAAAAATTATGGATGTAGACATAAAGGGTTCGAATGGGGAAGATCTTTATTTAGGATATAAGACCACTTCCCAATTCTTCTTTATGGGAGTATACATAAAGGATGATGGCTACGTTTTGGGCATTAGGGGAAAGTTTGGATCGTACTATCCACTGGATAACCAACAACTTTTATCCTTTCAAGAAAACGGTAGTCTCCCGAATCCTATGCCGTCTTACGAAATACCATTTACGGATTGGCTATGGGGTTTTTCTCTTTGGATATTAATGGTAATATTGGCGGTGATTTGGTTCTTTCCAAAAAGCGGAAAGTCCCTTTTTGAAAGGGGTTGCACATACTATTTTGGGAAAAATGTCAAAGTGGACTATTCCAAGGCTTTTGCATACTTTCAAAAATCGGCAAAAAAGAAATATGCCCCGGCGATATTCAATTTGGGAATCATGCACCTCAAGGGCCAGGGAGTGCCAAAAGACATCCAGCAAGCCGTTCCGCTATTTGAACAAGCATCGGATATAGGAAACACCAATGCAAATGTGACATTGGGCAACCTCTACTATGAAGGGGTGGAAATTCCGAAAGACTTGGGCAAGGCGAAGGTATGGTTCAACAAAGCTTGTGGACAAGGCCATGATGGGGCATGCAAAATGGTGGCTCATATCCAAGAACAACATTGA